The genome window TCAGGTCGTTCTACTGTTTTTACACGAGAAGAATTAAACAGCTATTTGGCTAATTATTCCAGAGGCCTTTTCAAAGAATTAAAAATGGAGGGAATCATTAACAATTAATCCCCTCCATTTTTACAACAAAAAATCATTAGATTCAATTTAATCATTGACGAAAAATGGAAAAACAATCAATCGTTATCTTATTCATGCTCTCAATAATTCTTCTTGGGAATACCTCCTTCAAACCAGTTCAGACCTCAAAAACAAAACTATATGTAACTGTGATCGATGGATCCGGTAATCAGATAGAAGATGCCGCTATCACGATTTATACATCCGAAGATGACTACAAAAACAATGCAAACAAGCTGATAGAAGGTAAGACAGACAAAAAAGGGAAATTTCAATTCAAAGGACTTGGAATCAGGTCTTACTTTCTTGACGTACGGAAAAATGCGATGAATAATGACGGTGAAGATGTACAAACAGGCTTGCTTTCGGAAGGAAAGATTAACAGAGTGATTGTTGTCATAAAGTAAGTATTAAAACAGTAATCTGACTTTTTTAGCAAAAGAAATTATTTTTGTGATGTATTAACACCCTGCTGAAACAGGGCTTGGTTATTATGGAAGAACATTACGTACTACTCTATTACTGCTATAGTAAAATTGATGACCCTGAAGAGTTTAGGGAACAGCATCATACCCTTTGTTTAGATCTCAATCTTAGAGGACGCATCATAGTTGCCAAAGAAGGCCTCAATGGAACCGTTTCTGGCACCCAAGAATCATGTGAAAAATACATGAATACCATCACCAGTGACCCTCGGTTCTCTCATACTGAATTCAAGGTTGACACCAACGATCATCCTGCATTTGAAAAAATGCACGTCCGTGTAAAACCAGAAATCGTCCATAGTTCACTGAACCATGTTGATCCTACAAGCAAGACAGGCAGGTACATTGAACCTGATGAATTTAGAGAAATTCTAAAGGAAGAATCTGAGGATACTATCGTTCTCGACGTACGCTCAAACTATGAGCATATGATCGGTAAGTTTAAAAATGCAATTACACTTGACATAGATAACTTTCGTGATTTTCCTGAAAAAATAGAGGAACTTAAAAAGTTTAAGGATAAAAAGATTGTAACGTACTGTACAGGTGGTATTAAATGTGAGAAAGCAAGTGCCTACCTATTGGAACAAGGGTTTGAAAATGTTCACCAACTTCATGGAGGAATCATCAAGTATGGATTAGAAGCTAAGGGTGAAGATTTCGAAGGCAAATGCTATGTCTTTGATAATCGAATTGTGAAAGAAGTGAATACGATCAATCCAACAGTTGTGTCCAGATGCCATGTTACTGATGAACCATGTGATAGAATGGTGAACTGTGCTAACCCTCATTGCAATAAACACATTCCTATGAGTGAAAAGGGTGCTGAAATTTACAATGGTAGTTGCTCTGAAGAATGCATGAACAATCCTGATACTCGTCCATACGATGGAACTGGATTCTATCAGAAGAAAATGAATGGATATAATCCATATAAGGGGTCAAAGCGAAAGTTTGCCTCTCAAGATAGTGATTAACTTTTCATAACTTAAGCTCATCAAAGTAGTTTCTCATTACCTTTAAGAAGCTTTAGTAATTTGACTATCACCTTATGCCTCATACTTATTCTGAGACTGACTTAATTCTTAACCCGGATGGGAGCGTATATCATTTAAGTCTTCGACCAAAAGATGTATCGGATAAGATTATCGTAGTGGGTGATCCGGGAAGAGTGCATAGAGTTTCTCGTCACTTTGATTCGGTTGAATTTGAAATGAACAAGCGTGAGTTCATTACTCATACTGGAAAATACAAAGGAAAACGCCTCACTGTCATCAGCTCAGGGATGGGTACAGACAATGTGGAAATCCTTATGACCGAGTTGGATGCTTTGTTCAATATTGATCTGGTGCAAAGGGAACCCAAAGCACGTAGAAAAAAGCTTCAGATTATCCGTATAGGGACATCTGGCACCATTAGAGATGATATAAAGATAGGAAGCCATCTTGCTACGGAATATGCCATTGGGCTTGATACCATTATTCAATTCTATGAGTATAAACATCGAGGTATCGAAAAGCAGATCATCAAGAAGCTTCGTGAAGAACTTGACTTACATTATACGCCTTATTGTTTCAAAGGGTCTACTACCCTTTTCGAAA of Marinobacter alexandrii contains these proteins:
- a CDS encoding rhodanese-related sulfurtransferase, producing the protein MEEHYVLLYYCYSKIDDPEEFREQHHTLCLDLNLRGRIIVAKEGLNGTVSGTQESCEKYMNTITSDPRFSHTEFKVDTNDHPAFEKMHVRVKPEIVHSSLNHVDPTSKTGRYIEPDEFREILKEESEDTIVLDVRSNYEHMIGKFKNAITLDIDNFRDFPEKIEELKKFKDKKIVTYCTGGIKCEKASAYLLEQGFENVHQLHGGIIKYGLEAKGEDFEGKCYVFDNRIVKEVNTINPTVVSRCHVTDEPCDRMVNCANPHCNKHIPMSEKGAEIYNGSCSEECMNNPDTRPYDGTGFYQKKMNGYNPYKGSKRKFASQDSD
- a CDS encoding nucleoside phosphorylase, whose product is MPHTYSETDLILNPDGSVYHLSLRPKDVSDKIIVVGDPGRVHRVSRHFDSVEFEMNKREFITHTGKYKGKRLTVISSGMGTDNVEILMTELDALFNIDLVQREPKARRKKLQIIRIGTSGTIRDDIKIGSHLATEYAIGLDTIIQFYEYKHRGIEKQIIKKLREELDLHYTPYCFKGSTTLFEKFKDCTIAGNTVTCPGFYAPQGREIRMPIRYKDIIEKMQYFHEEGIWLTNLEMETAGYYAFGKLLGHEMLSLNAIMANRIKGQFVKDPNKVIDGLIQKVLDRI